Within Sinorhizobium sp. RAC02, the genomic segment TTTTGCTACTCCATTCTTCTTGAATTGAACCGCGTGACGATGCACGGCTCCAGCGAAAAGAACGGCCACGGCATGCCCTGCCGGACCGTTCGGACGGCGGCTTGTAACCGAAGTCCTTCGAAAGCGCAACCGGAATCCTTGTTTTGGTGTTCCCGGTGCAAAAAGGAAAAGCCGCCCCGTAAGGCGGCTTCGATCCGTGCGGTCCGTAGACGCGCGAGAGAGGGGCTCACTTCGGAGCGAGCACCATCATCATCTGGCGGCCTTCGAGCTTCGGCTCGGCTTCGACCTTGGCGATGGTCAGCGTGTCTTCCTTGACCTGCATCAGGAGCTTCATGCCGAGTTCCTGGTGGGCCATTTCGCGACCACGGAACTTCAGCGTCACCTTGACCTTGTCGCCCTCTTCAAAGAAGCGGTTCATCGCCTTCATCTTCACCTCATAGTCATGGGTGTCGATGTTCGGGCGCATCTTGATTTCTTTGATTTCGACGATCTTCTGCTTCTTGCGCGCTTCGGCCGCCTTCTTCTGGTTGGCGTATTTCAGCTTGCCGAGGTCAAGAATCTTGCAGACGGGCGGTTCGGAGTTCGGCGAAATCTCCACGAGATCGAGGCCTGCTTCTTCCGCCATGCGGAGCGCCTGATCGGTGGGGACGGTGCCGTGGTTGTTGCCGTCGGCGTCAATAAGCTGAACCCGGGGAATCCGGATTTCCTTGTTGGAGCGCGGGCCGTCCTTGACGGGAGCTTCCGCTTTAAAAGGTCTGCGAATGGTCGTGTTCTCCTCGAACTGTTTCGACAGGTATGAATTAGGGTGCGTCAACCGGGCCGTTTGCCCGCCTTTCGGCGTTTTTCGGCAATGTGTTGATCACGCTTGCGAAGTCAATAGCATGGCCCGTGGAAAAAATCACCACCTGTCCTTGCACGCGCGAATCTGGTCTAGGTTTCGGCAAAAGACCGGCTTTTCGGGGCCGGGATGCAGACAGGAGATAGGTATGACGGCGACGAAGGACAACGGGGCAGACTTCCTCACGGTCGGCAAGGGTGACGATGCCCGGCAGATCGCGATCGCGCTCCAGCCGGCCGCCGCCGGCAATGCGCTCGCCCATGTCGTCTGGCTCGGCGGCTACCGCTCGGACATGACCGGCACCAAGGCTATCGAGCTTGCAGCGCTCGCCGCCCGCCTCGGCACAGCCTGCGTGCGCTTCGACTATTCCGGCCACGGCGCCTCGGGCGGTGCCTTCGTCGACGGCACGATCTCGCGCTGGCTGGAAGAATCGCTCGCCGTGATCGACCGTGCCGCAAAGGCCCTCGGCACGCGCCGCGTCGTCCTCGTCGGCTCCTCCATGGGCGGCTGGATCGCGCTGCGCGCCGTCGCCGAACTGGCCAAGCGCCGGGATGTCGCGGTCGCCGGTCTGGTGCTCATCGCCCCCGCGCCCGATTTTACTTCCGAACTGATCGAGCCGAACCTGACGGATGCCGAGCGCACGGCGCTCGCCGAGCGCGGCCAGTTCGAGGAGCCGACGCCTTACGGCCCGGATCCGAACATCTACACGCTGAAGCTCATCGAGGACGGCCGCGACAACCGTGTTCTGACCGGCGTCATCGAGACCGGCTGCCCGGTGCACATTTTGCAGGGCATGGCGGATCCGGACGTGCCCTATACCCATGCCGTGCGCCTGATGGAGCACCTTTCCGGCGACGATGTGGTGCTGACGATGATCCGCGACGGCGATCACCGCCTGTCGCGCCCGCAGGATATCGCCAAGATCCTCGAGGCGGCGGAGGCGCTCGCCCGCGCGGAATGAGGCCTTTGCACATCCCGGCGGTCGCATTTTAACCATATTGTCGGATCGCCAATTCTGATGATTGACGAGATGCCCTCCTGACCGTTAACTCTTTGTTAACGA encodes:
- the infC gene encoding translation initiation factor IF-3; protein product: MRRPFKAEAPVKDGPRSNKEIRIPRVQLIDADGNNHGTVPTDQALRMAEEAGLDLVEISPNSEPPVCKILDLGKLKYANQKKAAEARKKQKIVEIKEIKMRPNIDTHDYEVKMKAMNRFFEEGDKVKVTLKFRGREMAHQELGMKLLMQVKEDTLTIAKVEAEPKLEGRQMMMVLAPK
- a CDS encoding alpha/beta hydrolase — encoded protein: MTATKDNGADFLTVGKGDDARQIAIALQPAAAGNALAHVVWLGGYRSDMTGTKAIELAALAARLGTACVRFDYSGHGASGGAFVDGTISRWLEESLAVIDRAAKALGTRRVVLVGSSMGGWIALRAVAELAKRRDVAVAGLVLIAPAPDFTSELIEPNLTDAERTALAERGQFEEPTPYGPDPNIYTLKLIEDGRDNRVLTGVIETGCPVHILQGMADPDVPYTHAVRLMEHLSGDDVVLTMIRDGDHRLSRPQDIAKILEAAEALARAE